The stretch of DNA CTGTATCTAAATAATAAACTTCCACAGAATAATTAGTCCCATCAGTAGATTGTTGAACTGTCATGGAATGTTCTTCAACATCAGTAAACTTTAGCCAAACTGTTGGAATAGTTTGTCCTAAACCTGTTAAATTTTCTATTTTAAGAATTGAATTCTGCTCTATCCAAGTCCAACTACCTGATCCTGGTATGTTAGTTCCTAACAAATTTACAACTTGCTGATATTCTCCATTAGAATTAAAATAAATATTTCCAGCGTAATTGTTGGAATCATACCACCATTTATCTAAAATGGAAATAGAAGAAGGAGTTGAGTTGTTGTCATCATCACTAGAACATGATGAAAAAAATAAAACCAAAATGGTTGTAGCTAATAGTAACGTTTTTTTCATTTTTATTAATTAATTATACTTTGAAAATGTTGTACGATAAACGTACGTTCCTTCGCTAGTTTGAATTGTTTGTTTTAGAATTAATTCTGTAGTTGTTAGTTTCTCAACTATATAAATATATTCATATATAGAAGGATCAAAATTTGTATTTGAAATTGTTAATTGATTTCCCTGTAATTCCCATAATGATGGTTCAACTTCAACCAAATTACAAGAATAATCATATCTATTAAAAGTAAGACTTCCATTATCAAAAAACTCCTGAAAATCTTTTCTATCATTACAATCATGCTCATAAAACTCAAAACTATTTCCGTTTACTGTTCCTCCAATTATTTCCCATTTCCCAAGTAAATTCTGTTTTGTAATTCCTGAATTAGAATCGTCACTTGAACAAGAAATGAAAAAACAAGAAATAAATAATAGAAAAAATATTTTTTCATAATTTATAAAAAGTTGTTTTTTTTACAAATTAAAACAAAAAAACGGGAATTTAAAATTCCCGTCTCAATTAATTATTTTATAAATTGGATTGCTTTTTCTAATGCTTCCTTAATTCCATCAACATTTTTACCTCCAGCAGTCGCAAAAAATGGCTGTCCGCCACCGCCACCTTGGATATATTTTCCAAGTTCACGAACCACTTGTCCTGCGTTTAGGTTTTTGCTAGCTACTAATTCTTTAGAAACATAACATGTTAACATTGGTTTTCCTTCTTCAGCAGTGGCTAAAACTAAGAATAAATTAGTTTCGTTATTACCTAATTCATAAGCCAAATCTTTTGCTCCTTCAGGATTTAAATCTACTTGAGTTGCTAAGAATTTAACTCCGTTTACTTCTTGTATTTGAGAAGCTAATTCACCTTTAAGGTTTTTCGCTTTTTCTTTTAATAATTGCTCAATTTGTTTTTTCAATTTAGCGTTGTCGTCTTGTAAAGCAACAACAGCTTTCATTGTATCTTGAGGATTTTTTAATACTTCTTTGATTTCAGCTAATGTGCTTTCCTGATTTTTATAGAAATCTTTCACCGCATCACCAGTAATTGCTTCAATACGACGAATTCCGGCCGCTACAGCTCCTTCTGAAATAAT from Flavobacterium haoranii encodes:
- a CDS encoding lipocalin family protein; its protein translation is MNYEKIFFLLFISCFFISCSSDDSNSGITKQNLLGKWEIIGGTVNGNSFEFYEHDCNDRKDFQEFFDNGSLTFNRYDYSCNLVEVEPSLWELQGNQLTISNTNFDPSIYEYIYIVEKLTTTELILKQTIQTSEGTYVYRTTFSKYN